In Campylobacter sp. VBCF_01 NA2, one DNA window encodes the following:
- a CDS encoding metal ABC transporter permease, with amino-acid sequence MSEILALEFMRNALIGALLVSVICGVIGSLIVINKMSFIAGGIAHGAYGGVGMAIYFGFSPLLGASVFSLLLALIIAYITARNNERFDAIIGAIWAFGMALGIIFADLAPGYKSDLMSFLFGSILAIDSATLNFTLICDAVFVLIIICFYRQFLAISFDREFATLRGVNTSVFYYVLVIMASFAIVSAIQIVGLILVISLMTIPPFIAEKISKNLGIMMISAVIISAIFCLSGLALSYFYNLTSGAAIILIASVCFFASALIAKFRA; translated from the coding sequence ATGAGTGAAATTTTGGCTTTGGAATTTATGCGAAATGCCCTAATAGGCGCACTTTTAGTCAGCGTGATTTGTGGCGTGATAGGTTCGCTGATCGTCATAAATAAAATGAGCTTCATCGCCGGTGGAATCGCGCACGGGGCGTATGGCGGGGTCGGTATGGCGATATATTTTGGATTTTCGCCACTTTTGGGCGCGAGCGTGTTTTCGCTACTTTTGGCTCTGATAATCGCTTATATCACGGCTAGAAATAATGAACGATTTGACGCCATAATCGGCGCAATTTGGGCTTTTGGTATGGCTCTGGGGATTATTTTTGCTGACCTTGCGCCGGGTTATAAAAGCGATTTGATGAGCTTTTTGTTTGGCTCGATTTTGGCTATTGATAGCGCGACCTTGAATTTCACTCTCATTTGCGACGCTGTTTTTGTGCTGATTATAATCTGCTTTTATAGGCAGTTTTTGGCAATTAGCTTCGATAGGGAGTTTGCCACGCTTCGTGGGGTAAATACGAGCGTGTTTTATTATGTTTTGGTGATAATGGCGAGCTTTGCGATTGTGAGCGCGATCCAGATTGTGGGGCTGATACTAGTCATTTCGCTGATGACGATCCCGCCATTTATCGCGGAGAAAATTTCGAAAAATTTAGGCATTATGATGATAAGTGCTGTGATAATTTCTGCGATTTTTTGCCTTAGCGGGCTAGCGCTAAGCTATTTTTACAATCTCACAAGCGGTGCGGCGATAATTTTAATCGCTTCGGTCTGCTTTTTCGCCAGTGCGCTTATTGCTAAATTTCGCGCTTAA
- a CDS encoding metal ABC transporter ATP-binding protein, which produces MSAVKLSNLSFSYEKRQILNSINLEYEINDFLSIFGPNGSGKSTLLRLILGLLRPDSGKIEVLGKSPVAARKQIGYVPQFIAINKSFPISVADVVLMGLIDKKIFGFYTKKDRLKALEALERVGMRDLGEAKISELSGGQRQRVYIARALCANAKILLLDEPLASIDTMGQVQIYELLKSLNSEGTGIIMISHDLNLALNYANRAVYVSGGSLHMHSVHPSGRAKFLKHLREEHGHFCSVELALNDCHCGDEHE; this is translated from the coding sequence ATGAGCGCCGTAAAGCTTAGCAACCTTTCGTTTTCTTACGAAAAGCGCCAAATTTTAAATTCGATAAATTTAGAGTATGAAATCAACGATTTTTTATCAATTTTTGGCCCTAATGGCAGTGGCAAAAGCACGCTTTTGCGCCTGATTTTGGGACTTTTAAGGCCAGATAGTGGCAAAATCGAGGTGCTTGGCAAATCCCCGGTTGCTGCTAGGAAGCAAATCGGCTATGTGCCCCAATTCATCGCTATTAACAAAAGCTTTCCAATCAGCGTGGCTGATGTGGTTTTAATGGGGCTAATAGATAAAAAAATTTTTGGATTTTACACCAAAAAAGATCGCCTAAAAGCCCTTGAAGCCTTGGAGCGAGTGGGTATGAGAGATCTTGGCGAGGCAAAAATCAGCGAGCTAAGTGGGGGGCAGAGACAGCGGGTCTATATCGCGCGCGCTCTGTGCGCAAATGCGAAAATTTTGCTTTTGGACGAACCTTTGGCTAGTATCGATACTATGGGGCAGGTGCAGATTTATGAGCTATTAAAAAGCCTAAATTCAGAGGGCACGGGCATTATTATGATTAGTCATGATTTGAATTTGGCGTTAAATTACGCAAACCGCGCTGTTTATGTCAGTGGTGGTTCGCTTCACATGCACAGCGTGCATCCGAGTGGGAGGGCGAAGTTTTTAAAGCACCTGCGCGAGGAGCATGGGCATTTTTGCTCGGTTGAGCTTGCGCTAAATGATTGCCACTGTGGGGACGAGCATGAGTGA
- a CDS encoding metal ABC transporter solute-binding protein, Zn/Mn family, protein MKILPKFLIIPFLFSANFAQDLAQISVTIEPVRYFAQKIADDDFVIKSVVDKSADPHTYEPKPATMRDIAKSVAYFGIGTEFDEVWLKRFSANASGVKFYDLSAGIEKVNFENLGEEGEEHDYAEKHDHAEHAHDGADPHIWLDPILVKQISQNIAKNLCELNSANCAKYEQNLAKFEAELDELHAYALQNLSNLSGAKFIIYHPTLGYFARRYELIQIAVEQGGGEPKPADLADLIKLANDEKIGVIFTSPQFASKAAQILATQTGAKLTQIDFLSYEWQSELKKLIDEISAAGAQK, encoded by the coding sequence ATGAAAATTTTGCCCAAATTTTTGATAATCCCATTTTTATTTAGCGCAAATTTTGCCCAAGATTTGGCGCAAATTAGCGTAACAATCGAGCCTGTGAGATATTTCGCGCAAAAAATCGCAGATGATGATTTTGTGATAAAAAGCGTCGTGGATAAGAGCGCCGATCCTCACACATACGAGCCCAAACCCGCCACAATGCGTGATATCGCAAAGAGCGTGGCGTATTTTGGCATAGGCACGGAGTTTGATGAGGTGTGGCTAAAAAGGTTTAGCGCAAACGCTAGCGGGGTGAAATTTTATGATTTAAGCGCAGGGATAGAGAAGGTAAATTTCGAAAATTTAGGCGAAGAGGGCGAAGAACACGACTATGCCGAAAAACACGACCACGCCGAGCACGCCCACGACGGAGCCGATCCGCACATTTGGCTAGATCCGATTTTGGTAAAACAAATTTCGCAAAATATCGCTAAAAATTTATGCGAATTAAACAGCGCAAACTGCGCCAAATACGAGCAAAATTTGGCTAAATTTGAGGCAGAATTAGACGAGCTTCACGCTTATGCCTTGCAAAATTTATCAAATTTATCTGGGGCGAAATTTATCATTTATCACCCTACACTTGGGTATTTTGCGCGCAGGTATGAACTCATACAAATCGCAGTCGAGCAAGGTGGGGGCGAGCCAAAACCGGCTGATTTGGCGGATTTGATAAAGCTAGCAAATGATGAAAAAATCGGCGTGATCTTCACTAGCCCGCAGTTTGCAAGCAAGGCAGCGCAAATCCTAGCCACCCAAACAGGCGCAAAGCTCACACAAATCGATTTTTTAAGCTATGAGTGGCAAAGCGAGCTTAAAAAATTAATAGATGAAATCTCGGCTGCGGGGGCGCAAAAATGA
- a CDS encoding class I SAM-dependent methyltransferase, translating to MENIWDKKAETYAKFDTNLNEFGQNLFKFIEDEGINFAGKSVIDIGAGTGVYSLYIATLGAKLYALDSSVAMLGELKISAQKHGINVEQIINDDFASFTQKNELKFDIAFLSMSPALRTKQDFDMFLNLAKRKIYVNWASERNSSMLAPIFAHFGIKKSSLNLTTQNFELNLKNKNIPYKSREISERRIQRRNLGEAVQNALWHLGVNGANISEKALENLLEKQVKNGIITDEINATFKAFII from the coding sequence ATGGAAAATATCTGGGACAAAAAAGCCGAAACTTACGCTAAATTCGATACAAATTTAAATGAATTTGGACAAAATTTATTTAAATTTATCGAAGATGAGGGCATAAATTTCGCAGGCAAAAGCGTCATCGACATAGGCGCAGGAACCGGCGTGTATTCGCTATATATCGCTACTTTGGGCGCTAAGCTTTACGCTCTTGATAGCTCGGTTGCAATGCTTGGCGAGCTAAAAATCAGCGCGCAAAAACATGGCATTAATGTGGAGCAAATCATAAACGATGATTTTGCCAGTTTTACCCAGAAAAATGAGCTTAAATTTGACATTGCGTTTTTGAGTATGAGCCCTGCACTGCGCACTAAGCAGGACTTTGATATGTTTTTAAATCTAGCAAAACGCAAAATTTATGTAAATTGGGCGAGCGAGCGAAATTCCTCGATGTTGGCGCCGATTTTCGCGCATTTTGGGATAAAAAAATCTAGTCTAAATTTAACCACGCAAAATTTCGAGTTAAATTTAAAAAACAAAAATATCCCTTACAAATCGCGCGAGATTAGCGAAAGGCGCATACAAAGGCGAAATTTGGGCGAAGCGGTGCAAAATGCGCTGTGGCATTTGGGGGTAAATGGCGCAAATATCAGCGAAAAGGCGCTAGAAAATCTTTTGGAAAAACAGGTAAAAAATGGGATTATCACAGATGAGATCAACGCTACTTTCAAAGCTTTTATTATTTAG
- a CDS encoding cytochrome-c peroxidase yields the protein MRSTLLSKLLLFSIVPILGICDDIFIPLKMPAFSPEKASLGMKLYRDAKFSEQKRSCDSCHNLYLNSSGASVRNGEIPTILNAYYIERYSGGNFFPSLNERIKTSVLSPKELASSKEKIELIITQNIAYKREFKKLYGKANFENFVDALGEYLKSKTTINSKFDRVLRNEEKFSESEFKGYLLFIELCSYCHNGANLGTNSYAKVPNKNLNFNPNTRISNHRSHTYNYRSHTYKRVPTLRNITKTAPYINGEYSLARSIKFLFRDVFDYSLDDDDLQNLLDFLATL from the coding sequence ATGAGATCAACGCTACTTTCAAAGCTTTTATTATTTAGTATTGTCCCTATTTTAGGCATTTGCGATGATATTTTCATACCGCTAAAAATGCCAGCGTTTAGCCCCGAAAAAGCTAGCCTTGGCATGAAGCTTTACCGCGACGCTAAATTTAGCGAGCAAAAGCGCTCTTGCGATAGCTGCCACAATCTCTACCTAAACTCATCGGGCGCTAGCGTGCGAAATGGCGAAATCCCCACAATCCTAAACGCTTATTATATCGAGCGATACTCGGGCGGAAACTTTTTCCCTAGCCTAAATGAGCGCATTAAAACCTCGGTTTTAAGCCCCAAAGAGTTAGCCTCATCAAAAGAGAAAATCGAGCTAATAATCACCCAAAATATAGCCTACAAACGCGAATTTAAAAAGCTCTATGGCAAGGCAAATTTCGAAAATTTCGTCGATGCCCTAGGCGAGTATCTGAAATCAAAAACCACGATAAATTCTAAATTTGACCGCGTTTTGCGCAATGAGGAAAAATTCAGCGAAAGCGAATTTAAGGGCTATTTGCTCTTTATCGAGCTGTGTTCGTATTGCCACAATGGCGCGAATTTAGGCACCAACTCATACGCCAAAGTGCCTAATAAAAACCTGAATTTCAACCCAAACACAAGGATTTCAAACCATCGAAGCCACACTTACAACTATCGAAGCCACACTTACAAAAGAGTGCCGACCCTGCGAAATATCACCAAAACAGCCCCTTACATAAACGGCGAGTATTCGCTAGCGCGCTCGATTAAATTTTTGTTCCGCGATGTGTTTGATTACAGCTTAGATGATGATGATTTGCAAAATTTGCTGGATTTTTTGGCGACATTATAA
- a CDS encoding sensor domain-containing phosphodiesterase — protein MKKLFSNFNQISKDTINWIIMSIIMIISLSFALSYFISLKNVSDYNAVTRQMTMIYDANTRLNTLFSSDKPSRDFSSINENMKVVYNTLDTLGQNPLILDNSFSNDVEYLKTAFAEKIKLIDELGALNSQNSVILHAIEQKYINPNSRYEVVNIFSQITQLNYNNYTEIYALKEKIKYITPQNLTEQNFLKNANLVLDNLTKLNLIITRNESAINGKFKDLREKFANFNAEFYNSFSEMTMVFTAIFLTFLLITYMVNSDAISKKQKLRPYKALVDRDENAVFLLNHKFQITYANKQVTEMFGYKLDELKGKDIGIIAASEDHAKFEKKLKEESDKIGYFTQQLRLLDKNGTPINSKIKLSKLDEKSKYPHYGVFIKDMRPNEAMQASLAAAEQTLLEQGYVDKMTNFGSELALNERIIKPEIEGYIIYLTIANFDNLRLFYSSDITSQIIKVFARSLDLFLVTEKIPAQPFRMQGDEFCLFYPVHKASKENIDNRIIVANHVRKIIAKFTNQQTKIATKAGDISVTINVVAGVSSNKDNNRATRVFQAVMAMYEAQQKNENLEYYRPNNPIELKYAQNQLMINTIQQAIKTNHVFVLVQPIFDISKSDPNGREYGTQRTNFVPLVYEILIRLIDDSGRVRHPGEFMDVAKQASLYTSLTKIVIEEAFRLIENFPNSKFSINLSFFDIANNEIRALLEEKLAKAKNAKNLFIEILESEEFDDYDSLRKFIATAKNRGCKIAIDDFGSGYSNYYRVLTLDVDFIKIDGALIKDIVADESSRAIVETITAFAKNRNYEIIAEYVENHQISTILESMGIKYMQGFFYSKPMEPSKIAV, from the coding sequence ATGAAAAAATTATTTTCAAATTTTAACCAAATTAGTAAAGACACCATAAACTGGATAATCATGAGTATTATCATGATAATAAGCCTTAGCTTCGCGCTAAGTTACTTTATCTCGCTAAAAAATGTCTCAGACTACAACGCCGTAACACGCCAAATGACGATGATTTATGATGCGAACACTAGGCTAAATACGCTCTTTTCCTCTGATAAACCTAGCCGCGATTTTAGCTCGATTAACGAAAATATGAAAGTCGTGTATAACACCCTAGATACGCTGGGACAAAATCCGCTGATTTTGGATAATTCATTTAGCAACGATGTCGAGTATCTAAAAACAGCCTTTGCTGAAAAAATCAAACTCATCGACGAGCTAGGCGCGCTAAATTCGCAAAATAGCGTCATCTTGCACGCGATAGAGCAAAAATACATCAACCCAAACTCACGCTACGAAGTGGTAAATATTTTCTCGCAAATCACGCAGCTAAACTACAATAACTACACCGAAATTTACGCCCTAAAAGAAAAAATAAAATACATAACTCCGCAAAATTTAACCGAGCAAAATTTCTTAAAAAACGCAAATTTGGTGCTTGATAATCTCACTAAGCTAAATTTAATCATCACCCGAAATGAAAGCGCAATCAACGGCAAATTCAAGGATTTAAGGGAAAAATTTGCGAATTTCAACGCCGAATTTTACAACTCGTTTTCCGAAATGACTATGGTTTTTACCGCGATATTTTTGACATTTTTGCTCATCACCTACATGGTAAATTCAGACGCAATCAGCAAAAAACAAAAACTCCGCCCATACAAAGCCCTAGTCGATAGGGACGAAAACGCCGTATTTTTGCTAAATCATAAATTTCAAATCACCTACGCTAACAAGCAAGTAACCGAAATGTTTGGCTACAAACTAGACGAGCTAAAAGGCAAGGATATCGGCATAATCGCAGCTAGCGAGGACCATGCCAAATTCGAAAAAAAACTTAAAGAAGAAAGCGATAAGATTGGATATTTCACGCAGCAGCTGCGTTTGCTAGATAAAAATGGCACGCCGATTAACTCCAAAATAAAGCTCTCAAAATTAGACGAAAAGTCCAAATACCCACACTATGGCGTTTTTATCAAAGATATGCGCCCAAATGAAGCTATGCAAGCTAGCCTAGCAGCAGCAGAGCAAACCCTGCTCGAACAAGGCTATGTCGATAAAATGACAAATTTCGGTAGCGAACTAGCCCTAAATGAAAGGATAATCAAACCAGAGATAGAAGGCTATATCATCTACCTAACAATCGCGAATTTTGATAATCTTAGACTATTTTATTCTAGCGATATTACTAGCCAAATCATAAAGGTATTTGCAAGGTCGCTTGATTTGTTTTTGGTCACAGAAAAAATCCCAGCCCAGCCATTTCGTATGCAAGGCGATGAATTTTGCCTATTTTATCCCGTTCATAAAGCTAGCAAAGAAAATATCGATAATAGAATTATTGTCGCAAATCATGTGCGCAAAATCATCGCAAAATTTACAAACCAACAGACCAAAATCGCAACCAAAGCTGGCGACATAAGCGTAACGATAAATGTCGTGGCTGGCGTAAGTAGCAATAAAGACAATAATCGCGCTACAAGGGTGTTTCAAGCGGTCATGGCGATGTATGAAGCACAGCAAAAAAACGAAAATTTGGAGTATTACCGCCCAAACAACCCAATCGAGCTAAAATACGCCCAAAACCAACTGATGATAAATACAATCCAGCAAGCGATCAAAACAAACCATGTCTTCGTGCTAGTCCAGCCGATTTTCGATATCTCAAAATCAGATCCAAACGGCAGAGAATACGGCACGCAAAGGACAAATTTCGTCCCTCTTGTCTATGAAATTTTAATCCGTCTAATCGATGATTCTGGCAGGGTTAGGCACCCGGGCGAGTTTATGGATGTCGCAAAACAGGCCTCACTTTACACTTCGCTGACAAAAATCGTAATCGAGGAGGCATTTAGGCTAATCGAAAATTTCCCAAATTCGAAATTTAGTATAAATTTGTCGTTTTTCGATATCGCAAACAACGAAATTCGCGCACTTTTGGAAGAAAAATTAGCAAAGGCAAAAAACGCGAAAAATCTCTTTATCGAAATTTTAGAGAGCGAGGAATTCGACGATTACGATAGCCTGCGAAAGTTTATCGCCACAGCCAAAAACCGCGGCTGCAAGATAGCTATCGACGACTTTGGCTCGGGGTATTCGAACTACTACCGCGTTTTGACGCTCGATGTGGATTTCATCAAAATCGACGGCGCACTCATCAAAGATATCGTAGCTGATGAAAGCTCGCGCGCGATTGTGGAGACTATCACAGCCTTTGCAAAAAACAGAAATTACGAAATCATCGCAGAATATGTCGAAAATCACCAAATTTCGACGATTTTGGAGAGCATGGGTATAAAATACATGCAAGGATTTTTTTACAGCAAACCAATGGAACCATCAAAAATCGCCGTGTAA
- a CDS encoding DUF475 domain-containing protein codes for MRYFYSSFFILFIAVLVGFFLGGFAGAYICALLSILEISLSFDNAVVNAKVLADMNAIWRKRFIVWGIPVAVFGMRFAFPIIIVSAASHLGLFESLNLALNNPARYSEILEENKDGIYIFGGAFLMMVFLSFFFDDEDREPWIRVLEENALVRRLKNFPKFEILLAVILGVVLAVLIPSKTAIIAYFSAIILFILIKSFDKIFSAGGVRNGLNGFIYLEMLDASFSFDGVIGAFALSNNIFIIMLGLGAGAMFVRSLTIYLVERGTLAKFIFLEHGAHYAIGTLAAIMFIKLEFEISEVITGTLGIIFIFSAFVCSILYNRKNG; via the coding sequence TTGCGTTATTTTTATTCATCATTTTTCATATTATTTATAGCTGTTTTGGTAGGGTTTTTTTTAGGCGGATTTGCTGGGGCGTATATTTGCGCGCTTTTGTCGATTTTAGAAATCAGCCTAAGTTTTGATAATGCCGTGGTAAATGCCAAAGTTTTAGCGGATATGAACGCGATTTGGCGCAAAAGGTTTATCGTATGGGGCATACCTGTGGCGGTTTTTGGTATGAGGTTCGCATTTCCGATTATCATAGTAAGTGCTGCTTCGCATTTGGGGCTTTTCGAGAGCCTAAATTTAGCACTAAACAACCCTGCGCGGTATAGTGAAATTTTAGAAGAAAACAAAGACGGCATTTACATTTTTGGCGGGGCGTTTTTGATGATGGTGTTTTTGAGCTTTTTCTTCGACGATGAGGATAGAGAGCCTTGGATACGGGTTTTAGAAGAAAATGCTTTGGTAAGAAGGCTCAAAAATTTCCCAAAATTTGAAATTTTACTCGCTGTGATTTTAGGCGTAGTTTTGGCTGTTTTAATCCCCTCAAAAACGGCGATTATCGCATATTTTAGCGCGATAATTTTGTTTATTTTGATAAAGTCGTTTGATAAAATTTTTAGTGCTGGTGGCGTTAGAAACGGCCTAAACGGCTTTATTTACCTCGAAATGCTGGACGCTAGTTTTAGCTTTGACGGCGTGATTGGGGCGTTTGCGCTAAGCAACAATATCTTTATCATCATGCTAGGACTTGGGGCTGGGGCGATGTTTGTGCGCTCACTCACGATATATTTGGTCGAGCGTGGCACGCTGGCGAAGTTTATTTTTTTAGAACACGGCGCGCATTATGCGATTGGCACGCTTGCAGCGATTATGTTTATCAAGCTCGAATTTGAAATCAGCGAGGTGATAACCGGCACACTGGGGATAATTTTTATTTTTTCTGCCTTTGTTTGCTCGATTTTGTATAACAGAAAAAATGGGTAA
- a CDS encoding Na+/H+ antiporter family protein yields MLSNPVFLSILLMSILCLLRCNVMLAILISAICAVLTSHIPLMDAIGYFINGNPQTGSVGMGGNLETALSYILLGVIASAVARTNLTAILVRSVAGFISDKKFIFIAMIAFISCLSQNLIPVHIAFIPILIPPLVKIMNSLKLDRRAIACALTFGLQTPYMAFPVGFGLIFMGIIQKEMSKNGMDVGISDIAGVMWMSAIPMVIGLVLAMLYYRKPRSYTQTKESIEAHFEEFKMQKREWGVLAGIIVCFIAQLVLSMVIQIDAGSMPFAALAGILTMLLLGGIPWGELDSIFDQGVHMLGYIAFLMLVAGGFGTIIKETGGVGELVSAVASLSGGKIGGAVLMIGIGLLVTMGIGSSFGTIPIIATIYCPLAAELGFSVAATIFIIGVAAGLGDAGSPASDSTLAPTAGLNIDGEHNHIWDTCVPTFIFFNIPLIIFGVIFAIIL; encoded by the coding sequence ATGTTAAGCAACCCAGTGTTTTTAAGCATACTTTTGATGAGTATTTTGTGTTTGCTTCGCTGTAATGTCATGCTAGCTATCCTAATCAGCGCGATTTGCGCGGTGCTGACTAGCCATATCCCGCTAATGGACGCCATAGGCTATTTCATCAACGGCAACCCGCAAACTGGCAGTGTCGGCATGGGCGGAAACTTGGAAACTGCGCTATCGTATATCCTACTTGGCGTCATCGCAAGTGCCGTAGCTCGCACAAATTTGACGGCGATTTTGGTGCGAAGCGTGGCTGGATTTATCAGCGATAAAAAATTTATTTTCATCGCTATGATTGCCTTTATTTCGTGTTTATCACAAAATTTAATCCCTGTTCATATCGCATTTATCCCGATACTAATCCCGCCACTTGTAAAAATTATGAACTCACTAAAACTCGACCGCCGCGCCATAGCCTGCGCGCTGACATTTGGTTTGCAAACCCCGTATATGGCGTTTCCTGTGGGCTTTGGTCTGATTTTTATGGGAATTATCCAAAAAGAGATGAGCAAAAACGGCATGGATGTAGGTATCAGCGATATCGCTGGGGTCATGTGGATGAGTGCCATACCTATGGTAATTGGCCTTGTTTTAGCCATGCTTTACTACCGCAAGCCACGAAGCTATACTCAAACCAAAGAGAGCATTGAAGCGCATTTTGAGGAATTTAAAATGCAAAAACGAGAATGGGGCGTGCTAGCTGGGATTATAGTGTGCTTCATCGCTCAACTTGTCCTTAGCATGGTAATCCAAATCGACGCTGGCTCAATGCCCTTTGCCGCTCTGGCTGGAATCCTTACAATGCTACTTTTAGGCGGTATTCCATGGGGCGAGTTAGATAGCATTTTCGACCAAGGCGTGCATATGCTAGGATACATCGCGTTTTTGATGCTTGTAGCTGGCGGATTTGGCACGATTATCAAAGAAACAGGCGGCGTGGGCGAGCTAGTAAGCGCAGTGGCTAGCCTAAGTGGCGGCAAAATCGGTGGAGCCGTGCTAATGATAGGCATAGGGCTTCTTGTAACAATGGGAATCGGATCTAGTTTTGGCACAATTCCGATTATCGCGACGATTTATTGTCCTTTGGCAGCTGAGCTTGGATTTAGCGTGGCTGCGACGATTTTTATCATCGGTGTGGCAGCAGGTCTTGGAGATGCTGGAAGTCCAGCCAGCGATAGCACGCTAGCCCCTACTGCTGGGCTAAACATCGATGGCGAGCATAACCATATCTGGGATACCTGCGTCCCGACATTTATATTTTTCAATATCCCGCTAATCATCTTTGGCGTAATTTTTGCGATAATTTTATAA
- a CDS encoding alpha/beta hydrolase, producing the protein MPKNVVSAWDKTFAKSDKVNHKKVAFKNRYGIVIVADLYTPKNMNGKLPAIAISGPYGAVKEQSSGLHAQTLAERGFVTLAFDPSFTGESGGDVRDISSPDINTEDFSAAVDYLGVQDFVDREKIGILGICGWAGFALNAAISDTRIKAVATTTMYDMTRVTAKGYNDSVDENARFEAKKALNLQRWTDFEKGEVEYLPSGNIDPKTITEQTPKFVADYALYYKTERGYHERAINSKEHFWSKTDALARMSDKILTYANELRAPVLLAHGEVAHSRYFSEDAFKELGSKNKELFIVPGASHTDLYDKKIPFDKFEEFFKANLK; encoded by the coding sequence ATGCCAAAAAATGTAGTGAGTGCGTGGGATAAAACCTTTGCAAAAAGCGACAAAGTAAATCACAAAAAAGTAGCCTTCAAAAACCGCTACGGAATTGTAATCGTTGCGGATTTATACACTCCAAAAAATATGAACGGCAAACTCCCTGCAATCGCCATTTCTGGCCCTTATGGCGCAGTCAAAGAGCAATCTAGCGGACTTCACGCGCAAACCTTAGCCGAGCGAGGATTTGTAACACTAGCCTTTGATCCAAGTTTCACAGGCGAGAGCGGTGGCGATGTGCGCGACATTTCTAGCCCTGATATAAACACAGAGGATTTTAGCGCAGCCGTGGATTATCTGGGCGTGCAAGACTTCGTCGATAGAGAAAAAATCGGAATTTTAGGCATTTGTGGCTGGGCTGGATTTGCGCTAAATGCTGCTATCAGCGATACTCGCATAAAGGCCGTTGCGACCACGACGATGTATGATATGACCCGTGTAACCGCAAAAGGATACAACGACAGCGTAGATGAAAATGCTAGATTTGAGGCCAAAAAGGCGTTAAATTTGCAACGCTGGACGGACTTCGAAAAGGGCGAGGTAGAGTATTTGCCAAGCGGAAATATCGACCCTAAAACCATTACCGAGCAAACACCAAAATTTGTCGCTGACTACGCGCTGTATTATAAAACCGAGCGTGGTTACCACGAGCGCGCAATCAACTCAAAAGAGCATTTTTGGAGCAAAACAGACGCGTTAGCGCGTATGAGCGATAAAATTTTAACTTACGCAAATGAGCTTCGCGCCCCTGTTTTACTAGCGCACGGCGAGGTCGCGCACTCACGATATTTTAGCGAGGACGCATTTAAAGAGCTTGGAAGCAAAAACAAAGAGCTTTTTATCGTGCCGGGTGCAAGTCATACGGATTTGTATGATAAAAAAATTCCGTTTGATAAATTTGAAGAATTTTTCAAGGCAAATTTGAAATAA
- a CDS encoding cysteine hydrolase family protein, translating to MKDLVFVIDMVNGFAKFGAMADPNIAKIAPAIASQIRRSAGVHFICDAHGERDLEMKRYPAHCIEGSPEAEIIDELAEFATPQNTTKKRSTNGFYALDKAILSEFDRFVITGCCTDICVLQFALALRTYFNENDINKDIVVPSECVATYDAPNHEREYYEKCALNLMRNAGILVI from the coding sequence ATGAAGGATTTAGTTTTTGTAATCGATATGGTAAATGGTTTTGCGAAATTTGGCGCAATGGCAGATCCAAACATCGCTAAAATCGCACCCGCAATCGCTTCGCAAATCCGCAGAAGTGCAGGCGTGCATTTCATCTGCGACGCGCACGGCGAGCGGGATTTGGAGATGAAACGCTACCCAGCGCACTGCATCGAGGGCTCGCCAGAGGCCGAAATAATCGACGAGCTAGCCGAATTTGCCACCCCCCAAAACACCACCAAAAAACGCTCGACAAACGGCTTTTATGCCCTTGATAAGGCTATTTTGAGCGAATTTGATAGATTTGTGATTACGGGGTGCTGCACGGATATTTGCGTTTTGCAATTTGCCCTTGCGCTTCGCACATATTTCAACGAAAATGACATTAATAAGGACATTGTCGTGCCAAGCGAGTGTGTGGCGACATACGACGCGCCAAATCATGAGCGCGAGTATTATGAAAAGTGCGCGTTAAATTTAATGAGAAATGCTGGAATTTTGGTGATTTAA